A genomic segment from Bacillus cereus G9842 encodes:
- a CDS encoding metallophosphoesterase, with protein sequence MNTNHVKKERKKSIVKIFIIIFISILMIPVSLYYYATEIERKLVTVTWNEIEASAIPKEFNNKKILQFSDVHLGPEFTLKQLEHLVEKMNELHPDIVVFTGDLIDKFGSYSAEREEAKAILQKIYAPLGKYAVFGNHDRGGGGSLFYKKYMEEAGFSVLVNEVQKIKVENGKYITISGLDDFLLGKPQIDSTLKNLKQNDFNMLLVHEPDVVTKINRYPVDLQLSGHSHGGQVQIPFVGPLITTKLAENYVEGMYEVEGKSKPLYLYVNRGIGTTRMPVRFWSVPELSIFVLKQNSD encoded by the coding sequence ATGAATACGAATCATGTAAAAAAAGAACGAAAAAAATCAATCGTAAAGATATTTATTATTATTTTTATAAGTATATTAATGATACCAGTAAGTTTGTATTATTATGCGACAGAAATAGAACGAAAATTAGTAACAGTTACGTGGAATGAAATAGAAGCTTCTGCAATTCCTAAAGAATTTAATAATAAAAAAATATTACAGTTTTCAGATGTACATTTAGGACCAGAGTTTACACTGAAACAACTTGAACATTTAGTGGAGAAGATGAATGAATTACATCCAGATATAGTAGTTTTTACTGGAGATTTAATAGATAAATTTGGGTCTTATAGTGCGGAAAGAGAAGAAGCGAAGGCTATTTTGCAGAAAATTTACGCTCCCTTAGGGAAATATGCTGTGTTTGGGAATCATGATAGGGGCGGGGGCGGTAGTTTATTTTACAAAAAATATATGGAGGAAGCTGGTTTTTCTGTATTAGTAAATGAAGTGCAGAAAATTAAAGTGGAAAACGGCAAATATATTACAATATCAGGTTTGGATGATTTTCTATTAGGGAAGCCGCAAATAGATTCAACTTTAAAAAACTTGAAACAAAATGATTTCAACATGTTATTAGTACATGAGCCGGATGTTGTAACCAAAATCAATCGTTACCCAGTTGATCTTCAACTGTCAGGACATAGTCACGGAGGACAAGTCCAAATTCCTTTTGTAGGTCCGTTAATTACTACCAAACTAGCTGAGAACTATGTTGAAGGTATGTATGAAGTAGAGGGGAAGAGTAAGCCGTTATATTTATATGTAAATCGTGGCATTGGGACTACTAGGATGCCTGTTAGATTTTGGAGTGTACCTGAACTTTCAATTTTTGTGTTGAAGCAAAATAGTGACTAG
- a CDS encoding HU family DNA-binding protein, with amino-acid sequence MNKTELIKNVAQNAEISQKEATVVVQTVVESITNTLAAGEKVQLIGFGTFEVRERAARTGRNPQTGEEMQIAASKVPAFKAGKELKEAVK; translated from the coding sequence ATGAACAAAACAGAATTAATTAAAAACGTAGCACAAAATGCTGAGATTTCTCAAAAAGAAGCTACTGTAGTTGTACAAACTGTAGTAGAATCAATCACTAACACTTTAGCTGCTGGTGAAAAAGTACAACTTATCGGATTCGGTACATTCGAAGTTCGCGAAAGAGCTGCTCGTACAGGCCGTAACCCACAAACTGGTGAAGAAATGCAAATCGCAGCTTCTAAAGTACCTGCTTTCAAAGCTGGTAAAGAACTAAAAGAAGCTGTAAAATAA
- a CDS encoding DeoR/GlpR family DNA-binding transcription regulator yields MLTPERHQMILQLVKEQKVVKLQQLVERTESSESTIRRDLAQLEKQRLLKRVHGGAAVLTGKGQEPTMVEKSSKNIQIKQQIANYAASVVEQGDCIYLDAGSTTFEMIPFLINKDVTVVTNGLMHIEALVENNIRAYLLGGMMKSRTKALIGAMAQESMQKYRFDKCFLGANGVHEQLGFTTPDPEEALLKQMALTLANEGYFLIDESKFSEVAFAKIANVEDANIITNHLEIDLEKYKKQTNVIEADKQ; encoded by the coding sequence ATGTTAACTCCTGAACGTCATCAAATGATATTGCAACTTGTAAAAGAACAGAAAGTTGTAAAATTACAGCAATTAGTTGAAAGAACAGAAAGCTCTGAGTCGACAATTCGCCGTGATTTAGCACAATTGGAAAAGCAAAGGTTATTAAAAAGAGTTCATGGTGGTGCCGCTGTTTTAACAGGAAAAGGGCAAGAACCAACGATGGTTGAAAAATCATCCAAAAACATTCAAATAAAACAACAAATTGCTAATTATGCGGCTAGCGTTGTTGAACAAGGTGATTGTATTTATTTAGATGCAGGGAGTACAACATTTGAAATGATTCCATTTTTAATCAATAAAGATGTTACTGTCGTTACGAATGGACTTATGCATATTGAAGCTTTAGTTGAAAATAATATTCGTGCGTATTTACTAGGCGGAATGATGAAGAGTAGGACGAAAGCTTTAATCGGTGCTATGGCACAGGAAAGTATGCAGAAGTATCGCTTTGATAAATGTTTTTTAGGTGCAAATGGTGTACATGAACAGCTTGGCTTTACAACGCCAGATCCAGAAGAAGCGCTCCTAAAACAAATGGCATTAACATTAGCAAACGAAGGATATTTCTTAATTGATGAAAGTAAGTTTTCAGAAGTTGCGTTTGCGAAAATTGCAAATGTTGAAGATGCAAATATTATTACAAACCATTTAGAAATTGATTTAGAAAAATATAAAAAACAAACCAATGTAATTGAGGCTGATAAACAATGA
- the copZ gene encoding copper chaperone CopZ, which translates to MEQLTLQVEGMSCGHCVNAIESSVKELNGVEQVKVQLAEGTVEVTIDSSAVTLKDIVAVIEDQGYDVQ; encoded by the coding sequence ATGGAACAGTTAACATTACAAGTTGAAGGTATGTCTTGTGGACATTGTGTAAATGCTATCGAAAGCAGTGTGAAAGAGCTAAACGGTGTTGAACAAGTGAAGGTTCAATTAGCAGAAGGAACTGTTGAAGTTACTATCGATTCGTCTGCTGTAACATTAAAAGATATCGTTGCTGTAATCGAAGATCAAGGATACGATGTTCAATAA
- a CDS encoding iron-containing alcohol dehydrogenase, with protein MQNFVFRNPTKLIFGKNQLEQLKTEIPQFGKKVLLVYGGGSIKRNGIYDNVISILKDINAEVFELTGVEPNPRVSTVKKGIQICKDNGVEFILAVGGGSVIDCTKAIAAGSKYDGDVWDIVTKKAFASEALPFGTVLTLAATGSEMNAGSVITNWETNEKYGWGSPVTFPQFSILDPVHTASVPRDQTIYGMVDIMSHVLEQYFHHGTNTELQDRYCESVLRTVIETAPKLLSDLENYEHRETILYCGTMALNGILAMGVRGDWATHNIEHAVSAVHDIPHGGGLAILFPNWMKHVVEENVSRFKQFAIRVFDIETDGKTDKEVALEGIEALRQFWTSIEAPATLADYGIGENEIDIMANKAMVYGEFGNFKKLNKDDVLSIYKASL; from the coding sequence ATGCAAAATTTTGTATTTCGTAATCCAACGAAACTTATTTTCGGTAAAAATCAATTAGAACAGTTAAAAACTGAAATTCCACAGTTTGGTAAGAAGGTTCTTCTCGTATATGGAGGAGGCAGTATTAAAAGAAACGGTATTTATGATAATGTAATTTCTATTTTAAAGGATATTAATGCAGAAGTATTTGAATTGACGGGTGTTGAACCGAATCCTCGTGTATCAACTGTAAAGAAAGGGATTCAAATTTGTAAAGATAATGGAGTTGAATTTATTTTAGCAGTTGGTGGAGGAAGTGTAATTGACTGTACGAAAGCGATTGCTGCTGGTAGCAAATATGATGGAGATGTATGGGATATTGTAACGAAAAAAGCATTTGCTAGTGAGGCATTACCATTTGGCACTGTACTTACTCTTGCTGCGACAGGTTCTGAAATGAATGCAGGCTCGGTAATTACAAATTGGGAAACGAATGAAAAGTATGGATGGGGAAGCCCAGTTACATTCCCGCAGTTTTCAATTTTAGATCCAGTTCATACTGCATCTGTACCGAGAGATCAAACGATTTATGGTATGGTAGATATTATGTCACATGTATTAGAACAATATTTCCATCATGGAACGAATACAGAACTACAAGACCGTTATTGTGAATCTGTTTTAAGAACAGTCATTGAAACAGCACCTAAGCTTTTAAGTGATTTAGAAAATTATGAGCATAGGGAAACAATTTTATATTGCGGAACGATGGCGTTAAATGGCATTTTAGCGATGGGAGTAAGAGGTGACTGGGCAACTCATAATATTGAACATGCAGTTTCTGCTGTTCATGATATACCGCATGGAGGTGGGCTTGCGATTTTATTCCCGAACTGGATGAAACATGTTGTAGAGGAAAATGTAAGTCGTTTTAAACAGTTCGCTATTCGTGTATTTGATATAGAAACAGATGGCAAAACAGATAAAGAAGTGGCGTTAGAAGGAATTGAGGCACTGCGTCAATTTTGGACTTCAATTGAAGCGCCAGCAACATTAGCTGATTACGGTATTGGAGAAAATGAAATTGATATAATGGCTAATAAAGCGATGGTGTATGGTGAATTTGGTAACTTTAAAAAATTAAATAAAGATGATGTTCTAAGTATATATAAAGCTTCTTTATAA
- a CDS encoding heavy metal translocating P-type ATPase, producing the protein MNEKKEANLQISGMTCAACANRIEKGLKKVEGVHEANVNFALEKTKIMYDPTKTNPQQFKEKVESLGYGIVSDKAEFTVSGMTCAACANRVEKRLNKLDGVNKATVNFALESATVDFNPDEVNVNEMKSVITKLGYKLEVKPDDQDASTDHRLQEIERQKKKFIISFILSFPLLWAMVSHFSFTSFIYLPDMLMNPWVQLTLATPVQFIIGGQFYVGAYKALRNKSANMDVLVALGTSAAYFYSVYLSIQSIGSSEHMTDLYFETSAVLITLIILGKLFEAKAKGRSSEAIKKLMGLQAKTATVVRDGTEIKILIEEVVAGDIVYVKPGEKIPVDGEIVEGKSAIDESMLTGESIPVDKTIGDGVIGSTINKNGFLKVKATKVGRDTALAQIIKVVEEAQGSKAPIQRVADQISGIFVPVVVVIAIITFAVWMLFVTPGDFGGALEKMIAVLVIACPCALGLATPTSIMAGSGRSAEYGILFKGGEHLEATHRLDTVILDKTGTVTNGKPVLTDVIVADGFREEEILRLVGAAERNSEHPLAEAIVEGIKEKKIDIPSSETFEAIPGFGIESVVEGKQLLIGTRRLMKEFNIDIEEVSKSMEALEREGKTAMLIAIDKEYAGIVAVADTVKDTSKAAIARLKKMGLDVVMITGDNTQTAQAIAKQVGIDHVIAEVLPEGKAEEVKKLQAQGKKVAMVGDGINDAPALATADIGMAIGTGTDVAMEAADITLIRGDLNSIADAIFMSKMTIRNIKQNLFWALAYNALGIPIAALGFLAPWVAGAAMAFSSVSVVLNALRLQRVKLKS; encoded by the coding sequence ATGAATGAAAAAAAAGAGGCCAATCTTCAAATATCAGGAATGACATGTGCGGCATGTGCAAATAGAATTGAAAAAGGTCTAAAAAAAGTAGAAGGTGTTCATGAGGCAAATGTAAATTTTGCGCTTGAAAAAACAAAAATAATGTACGATCCAACTAAAACAAATCCGCAACAATTTAAAGAAAAAGTTGAATCGTTAGGATATGGAATTGTAAGTGATAAAGCTGAATTTACTGTTTCAGGAATGACATGTGCAGCATGTGCAAATAGAGTTGAAAAGCGTTTAAATAAGTTAGATGGTGTGAACAAGGCGACAGTAAATTTTGCTTTAGAATCAGCCACAGTAGACTTTAATCCTGATGAAGTTAATGTAAATGAAATGAAGAGCGTGATTACGAAGCTAGGATATAAATTAGAAGTGAAACCAGATGATCAAGATGCATCAACTGATCATCGATTACAAGAAATTGAGCGACAAAAGAAGAAGTTTATTATTTCGTTTATTTTATCTTTCCCATTATTGTGGGCAATGGTTAGTCATTTCTCATTTACTTCGTTTATTTATTTACCAGATATGTTAATGAACCCTTGGGTGCAACTAACACTTGCAACTCCTGTTCAATTTATCATTGGTGGACAGTTTTATGTTGGGGCTTATAAAGCGTTACGCAATAAAAGTGCTAATATGGATGTTCTCGTGGCGCTTGGAACGTCGGCCGCCTATTTCTATAGTGTATATTTAAGTATTCAATCTATTGGTTCTTCGGAACATATGACAGATTTATATTTTGAAACGAGTGCGGTACTTATTACATTAATTATTTTAGGTAAATTATTTGAAGCGAAAGCAAAAGGGCGCTCATCAGAAGCGATTAAAAAATTGATGGGTTTACAAGCGAAGACAGCTACAGTTGTGCGAGATGGAACAGAAATAAAAATTTTGATTGAAGAAGTAGTAGCTGGTGATATCGTCTATGTAAAGCCTGGTGAAAAAATCCCAGTAGATGGGGAAATTGTAGAAGGAAAGTCAGCGATAGATGAATCGATGTTAACAGGCGAAAGTATTCCGGTTGATAAAACAATTGGAGATGGAGTAATCGGTTCTACAATAAATAAAAATGGGTTTTTAAAAGTGAAAGCCACTAAGGTAGGCAGAGATACTGCATTAGCTCAAATTATTAAAGTAGTAGAAGAGGCTCAAGGTTCAAAAGCTCCTATTCAAAGGGTAGCAGATCAAATTTCAGGTATTTTCGTACCAGTTGTAGTTGTGATTGCAATTATCACATTTGCAGTGTGGATGCTATTTGTTACACCTGGTGATTTTGGCGGAGCACTTGAGAAAATGATTGCCGTACTTGTTATCGCTTGTCCGTGTGCATTAGGGCTTGCAACGCCTACATCTATTATGGCAGGATCAGGAAGATCGGCTGAGTATGGTATTTTATTTAAGGGCGGGGAGCATTTAGAAGCAACACACCGATTAGATACAGTTATTCTAGATAAAACAGGTACTGTGACAAACGGGAAGCCGGTGTTAACAGATGTAATTGTAGCAGATGGATTCCGTGAAGAAGAAATACTACGTTTAGTAGGGGCAGCAGAAAGAAATTCTGAACATCCACTTGCAGAAGCGATTGTAGAAGGAATTAAAGAAAAGAAAATTGATATCCCAAGTTCAGAAACGTTTGAAGCGATTCCAGGATTCGGTATCGAATCAGTTGTAGAAGGAAAACAATTATTAATTGGCACACGTCGATTAATGAAGGAATTCAATATTGATATTGAAGAAGTTTCTAAATCAATGGAAGCGCTAGAACGAGAAGGAAAAACAGCAATGCTTATTGCAATCGATAAAGAATATGCCGGTATAGTTGCCGTTGCAGATACTGTGAAAGATACTTCAAAAGCAGCTATCGCAAGACTGAAAAAAATGGGTCTAGACGTTGTGATGATTACAGGAGATAATACACAAACTGCTCAGGCGATTGCAAAGCAAGTTGGTATTGATCACGTAATTGCAGAAGTATTGCCAGAAGGAAAAGCAGAAGAAGTGAAAAAACTCCAAGCACAAGGTAAGAAAGTAGCAATGGTTGGAGATGGAATAAATGATGCTCCTGCTCTTGCTACGGCGGATATCGGTATGGCAATTGGAACAGGAACGGATGTAGCGATGGAAGCGGCAGATATTACGTTAATCCGTGGGGATTTAAATAGTATTGCTGATGCGATCTTTATGAGTAAAATGACGATAAGAAATATTAAACAAAATTTATTCTGGGCATTAGCTTATAACGCGTTAGGAATTCCAATCGCGGCATTAGGCTTCTTAGCACCTTGGGTTGCTGGAGCAGCGATGGCATTTAGTTCTGTATCCGTTGTATTAAATGCATTAAGATTACAAAGAGTTAAATTAAAGTCTTAA
- a CDS encoding DUF420 domain-containing protein: protein MVDQSTNQKSYAPIVITLSVIVNAIILFLFFGPVGYEGEVHFDVTILPMLNAIFNSFTFVFLLAALYSIIKKNVKMHRGFILAAFTTTLLFCVSYLSYHYLAPATHFGGEGFIKYVYFIILITHIILAAIIVPLALFALVFGFTNQLTRHRKIVRWTMPIWLYVSLSGVIVYLMISPYYQ, encoded by the coding sequence TTGGTGGATCAATCAACAAATCAGAAAAGCTATGCTCCTATTGTGATAACGCTTTCTGTAATTGTAAATGCGATTATTTTATTTTTGTTCTTTGGACCTGTTGGCTATGAAGGAGAAGTACATTTTGATGTAACAATTTTACCAATGTTAAATGCGATTTTTAATAGCTTTACGTTCGTATTCTTATTAGCAGCTTTATACTCTATTATTAAAAAGAATGTGAAAATGCACCGTGGTTTTATCCTCGCAGCATTTACAACGACGTTGCTATTTTGTGTTTCTTATTTATCGTATCATTACTTGGCGCCAGCAACACATTTTGGCGGAGAAGGATTCATTAAATATGTGTATTTCATCATTTTAATTACACATATTATCCTAGCAGCAATTATTGTACCACTTGCATTGTTTGCACTTGTATTTGGTTTTACAAATCAATTAACACGTCACCGTAAAATTGTACGTTGGACGATGCCAATTTGGTTATATGTAAGTTTATCTGGTGTTATTGTTTACTTAATGATCTCACCTTATTATCAATAA
- the pfkB gene encoding 1-phosphofructokinase has translation MIYTVTLNPSIDYVVQVPSFDLGTINRAEKDMKFPGGKGINVSRVLQRLGVKNIALGFTGGFTGQFIKEVLQTEGVTTNFVQVDEDTRINVKIKGKEETELNGQGPIVTKEQFEQLMKKIESMQPGDCVVLAGSVPVSIPSTFYESIAAFGAEKGIRVVVDASGSALQHVIKNKPFLIKPNHHELGELFGVELSTVEDILPYGRKLIEQGVKHVIVSMAGEGALLFTAEGIYEATVPKGVVINSVGAGDSLVAGFVGKYEQTKDIEKAFQYGVATGSATAFSADLCKKEKVEELLSQVIVAKR, from the coding sequence ATGATCTATACAGTTACTTTAAACCCATCTATTGATTATGTAGTGCAAGTTCCTTCTTTTGATTTAGGAACAATAAATCGAGCGGAGAAAGATATGAAGTTTCCTGGAGGAAAAGGAATTAATGTTTCTCGTGTTCTTCAGCGTTTAGGTGTTAAAAATATAGCACTTGGATTTACTGGTGGATTTACTGGTCAATTTATTAAAGAGGTATTACAGACGGAAGGTGTAACAACAAACTTCGTCCAAGTAGATGAAGATACTCGCATTAATGTGAAAATAAAAGGGAAAGAAGAAACAGAATTAAATGGCCAAGGTCCTATTGTAACAAAAGAGCAGTTCGAACAGTTAATGAAAAAAATTGAGAGTATGCAACCTGGAGATTGTGTTGTACTCGCTGGGAGTGTACCAGTCTCTATTCCAAGTACCTTTTACGAATCAATTGCTGCGTTTGGAGCTGAAAAAGGTATTCGTGTAGTAGTAGATGCAAGTGGAAGTGCACTGCAACATGTAATTAAAAATAAGCCGTTTTTAATTAAGCCAAACCACCATGAACTTGGTGAGTTGTTTGGAGTGGAGCTTTCAACAGTAGAAGACATTTTACCTTATGGAAGAAAATTAATTGAACAAGGTGTAAAACACGTTATCGTATCGATGGCTGGAGAGGGAGCTTTATTATTTACGGCAGAAGGTATATATGAAGCGACTGTTCCAAAAGGTGTTGTAATTAATTCAGTTGGGGCCGGAGATTCTCTTGTTGCAGGGTTTGTAGGCAAATATGAACAGACAAAAGATATTGAAAAGGCATTTCAATACGGCGTTGCAACAGGGAGTGCAACAGCATTTTCAGCTGATTTATGTAAGAAGGAAAAAGTAGAAGAATTATTGTCGCAAGTAATTGTAGCTAAGCGATAG
- the gabP gene encoding GABA permease, whose protein sequence is MDKNLKKDLKIRHITMISIGGVIGAGLFVGSGAVVHSAGPGSIVSYALAGLLVIFVMRMLGEMAAINPTSGSFATYAREAIGPWAGYTIGWLYWFFWVIVIAIEATAGAGIIQYWIPEIPLWLLSLILTILLTLTNVFSVKSFGEFEYWFSFIKVISIVLFLCLGLAVILGFVPGTEAPGTSNLVGQGGFMPNGISSVLLGITVVIFSFMGSEIVAVAAGESAEPVKAVKTATNSVIWRILVFFIGSIAVVVTLLPWNSANILKSPFVAVLEHIGIPAAAQIMNFIVLTAVLSCLNSGLYTNSRMLFSMAERGDAPKAFLKLNSSGVPVRAVLFGTFFAYIGVVFSYISPDKVFLFLVNASGGIALLVYLVIAISHFKIRKKMGKAEQQNLKVKMWLFPYVTYVTIAAIIAVLVAMIAIESLRSQALLTILVTLLIIISYFIFNRNKNSTVLNSESKNEESVRF, encoded by the coding sequence TTGGATAAAAATCTTAAGAAAGACCTCAAAATACGCCACATTACAATGATCTCAATTGGTGGCGTAATAGGAGCTGGTTTGTTTGTTGGAAGTGGTGCGGTTGTGCATTCGGCAGGACCTGGTTCTATCGTTTCATATGCATTAGCAGGGCTTCTAGTTATTTTCGTTATGAGAATGCTGGGGGAAATGGCAGCTATTAATCCGACAAGTGGTTCATTTGCAACATATGCAAGAGAAGCAATTGGTCCATGGGCAGGTTATACAATTGGGTGGCTATATTGGTTTTTCTGGGTAATTGTTATTGCAATAGAAGCTACAGCAGGTGCTGGTATTATTCAATACTGGATTCCGGAAATCCCACTCTGGTTATTAAGCTTAATATTAACGATTTTATTAACGTTGACGAATGTTTTCTCGGTGAAATCATTTGGAGAATTTGAATATTGGTTTTCATTTATTAAAGTAATAAGTATTGTTTTGTTCCTTTGCTTAGGTCTTGCTGTTATTTTAGGATTTGTACCAGGAACGGAAGCACCTGGCACTTCGAATTTAGTAGGGCAAGGAGGATTTATGCCAAATGGTATAAGTTCGGTGTTACTTGGAATTACCGTCGTTATATTTTCATTTATGGGATCAGAGATTGTTGCTGTAGCCGCTGGAGAGTCTGCCGAACCTGTAAAAGCAGTAAAAACAGCAACAAATAGTGTGATTTGGCGTATTCTCGTATTTTTCATTGGATCGATCGCTGTAGTTGTTACACTCCTTCCGTGGAATTCAGCGAACATACTAAAAAGCCCATTTGTGGCGGTATTGGAACATATAGGGATACCAGCGGCAGCACAAATTATGAATTTTATCGTTTTAACAGCTGTACTTTCTTGTTTAAATTCGGGTTTATATACGAACTCAAGAATGCTTTTTTCAATGGCAGAAAGAGGAGATGCACCAAAGGCATTTTTGAAATTGAATAGTAGTGGTGTTCCGGTTCGGGCGGTTTTATTTGGAACTTTCTTTGCTTACATTGGAGTTGTTTTTAGTTACATATCTCCAGATAAAGTATTTTTATTTTTAGTGAATGCATCTGGCGGTATTGCATTACTCGTTTATCTCGTTATAGCAATTTCACATTTCAAGATACGTAAAAAAATGGGGAAAGCAGAACAACAAAATTTGAAAGTGAAGATGTGGCTTTTTCCATATGTAACATATGTTACAATTGCTGCGATTATAGCAGTTTTAGTTGCAATGATCGCAATTGAATCTTTACGTTCACAGGCACTATTAACGATACTTGTTACTCTTCTTATAATAATTTCTTATTTTATTTTTAATAGAAATAAAAATAGTACAGTATTGAATTCCGAAAGTAAAAATGAGGAATCTGTTCGATTCTAA
- a CDS encoding chitinase, which produces MLNKFKFFCCILVMFLLLPLSPFQTQAANNLGSKLLVGYWHNFDNGTGIIKLRDVSPKWDVINVSFGETGGDRSTVEFSPVYGTDAEFKSDISYLKSKGKKVVLSIGGQNGVVLLPDNAAKQRFINSIQSLIDKYDFDGIDIDLESGIYLNGNDTNFKNPTTPQIVNLISAIRTISDHYGPDFLLSMAPETAYVQGGYSAYGSIWGAYLPIIYGVKDKLTYIHVQHYNAGSGIGMDGNNYNQGTADYEVAMADMLLHGFPVGGNANNIFPALRSDQVIIGLPAAPAAAPSGGYISPTEMKKALDYIIKGIPFGGKYKLSNQSGYPAFRGLMSWSINWDAKNNFEFSNTYRTYFDNLSLQK; this is translated from the coding sequence ATGTTAAACAAGTTCAAATTTTTTTGTTGTATTTTAGTAATGTTCTTACTACTACCGCTATCCCCTTTCCAAACACAAGCAGCAAACAATTTAGGTTCAAAATTACTCGTTGGATACTGGCATAACTTCGATAACGGTACTGGCATTATTAAATTAAGAGACGTTTCACCAAAATGGGATGTAATCAATGTATCTTTCGGTGAAACTGGTGGTGATCGTTCCACTGTTGAATTTTCCCCTGTATATGGTACAGATGCAGAATTCAAATCAGATATTTCTTATTTAAAAAGTAAAGGAAAGAAAGTAGTTCTTTCAATAGGTGGACAAAATGGGGTCGTTTTACTCCCTGACAATGCCGCTAAGCAACGTTTTATTAATTCCATACAATCTCTGATTGATAAATATGATTTTGATGGAATAGATATTGACCTTGAATCGGGTATTTACTTAAACGGAAATGACACTAATTTCAAAAACCCAACTACTCCTCAAATCGTAAATCTTATATCAGCTATTCGAACAATCTCAGATCATTATGGTCCAGATTTTCTATTAAGCATGGCTCCTGAAACAGCTTATGTTCAAGGCGGTTATAGCGCATACGGAAGCATCTGGGGTGCATATTTACCAATTATTTATGGAGTGAAAGATAAACTAACATACATTCACGTTCAACACTACAATGCTGGTAGCGGGATTGGAATGGACGGTAATAACTACAATCAAGGTACTGCAGACTACGAAGTCGCTATGGCGGATATGCTCTTACATGGTTTTCCTGTAGGTGGTAATGCAAATAACATTTTCCCAGCTCTTCGTTCGGATCAAGTCATAATTGGACTTCCTGCAGCTCCAGCGGCCGCTCCAAGTGGCGGGTACATTTCTCCAACTGAAATGAAAAAAGCTTTAGATTATATCATTAAGGGCATTCCTTTCGGAGGAAAGTATAAACTTTCAAATCAGAGTGGCTATCCTGCATTCCGCGGCCTAATGTCTTGGTCTATTAATTGGGATGCAAAAAACAACTTTGAATTCTCTAATACTTACAGAACATATTTTGATAATCTTTCCTTGCAAAAATAA
- a CDS encoding formate/nitrite transporter family protein: protein MSVFTPEEITKLAANSGRKKGHLSLLPMLILGFFGGAFISLGYLLDIHVIGTMPKYWGSFSSFLGAAVFPIGLILVILAGGELVTGNMMTVSMAWFQKKITLFYFIRNLVIVTFSNFIGAVFVAYFFGHIVGLTEGAFLAKTISIAQAKLQDTPLQAFISAIGCNWLVCLAVWLSMGSKEFIGKIIGIWFPVMTFVAIGFQHVVANMFVIPAAIFAGHFTWAEYFPNFIFVFFGNLVGGMLFVALPYFISYNKKLPSHQEKTEMKNKSLSA, encoded by the coding sequence ATGTCTGTATTTACACCAGAAGAAATTACGAAACTTGCTGCGAATTCAGGAAGGAAAAAAGGTCATTTATCATTGCTCCCTATGCTAATTCTTGGTTTTTTTGGTGGTGCTTTTATCTCATTAGGGTATTTACTCGATATTCATGTTATTGGGACAATGCCAAAATATTGGGGATCATTTTCTAGTTTTCTAGGCGCTGCTGTATTCCCTATTGGTCTTATTCTCGTTATTCTTGCAGGCGGTGAACTAGTTACTGGTAACATGATGACAGTTTCTATGGCCTGGTTCCAAAAGAAAATTACTTTATTTTATTTCATACGAAATTTAGTTATTGTTACATTTAGCAATTTCATAGGAGCTGTATTCGTAGCCTATTTTTTCGGTCATATCGTCGGCTTAACTGAAGGAGCTTTTTTAGCGAAAACTATTTCTATCGCTCAAGCGAAACTACAAGATACACCATTGCAAGCATTTATTTCTGCAATCGGATGTAATTGGCTCGTTTGTTTAGCTGTTTGGCTCAGTATGGGAAGTAAAGAATTTATCGGAAAGATTATCGGTATTTGGTTCCCAGTTATGACTTTTGTTGCGATTGGATTTCAACACGTTGTAGCCAATATGTTTGTCATCCCAGCTGCGATTTTTGCCGGTCATTTCACTTGGGCTGAATATTTTCCAAACTTTATTTTTGTTTTCTTTGGAAATTTAGTAGGGGGTATGTTATTTGTAGCACTACCTTACTTCATATCTTATAATAAGAAACTACCTTCTCATCAAGAGAAGACTGAAATGAAGAACAAATCTCTATCCGCTTAA